Proteins encoded together in one Passer domesticus isolate bPasDom1 chromosome 6, bPasDom1.hap1, whole genome shotgun sequence window:
- the LPXN gene encoding leupaxin has translation MDDLDALLAELEQSSCLASKDRELQGPSSCQDAQHGTLKEPLPPRAQPPGEGLDSVYSTPVPVPKPLLPSPPHTEAARQLDELLADLGHTQSKLAAAGQGAGVPPESLLDNMLHSLTRDLQELGITAAPAGVCAACRKPIAGKVLTALGKTWHPEHFTCARCGQELDKGPFFEQGGQAFCEEDYHQAFSPRCAYCAGPIRQKVLTALEQTWHPEHFFCAQCGKVFGDEGFLERNGKPYCHQDFLAMFAPKCQGCERPVMDNYLSALQGVWHTECFVCTECLTGFSGGSFFELEGRPYCELHFHQRQGTICHGCGRPVTGRCITAAGRRYHPEHFTCSYCLGRLHKGTFREFDDKMYCQPCYDKLFL, from the exons ATGGACGATTTGG ATGctttgctggcagagctggagcagagctcctgcctggcctCCAAGGACCGTGAGCTGCAGGGACCAAGCTCCTGCCAGGATGCCCAACATGGTACCCTGAAG GAGCCACTGCCACCTCGAGCTCAGCCTCCAGGAGAAGGTTTGGATTCAGTGTACAG CACCCCTGTGCCAGTCCCAAAGCCGCTGCTCCCCTCACCCCCACACACGGAGGCCGCCCGGCAGCTGGATGAGCTCCTGGCCGACCTGGGCCACACGCAGAGCAAG CTGGCAGCTGCGGGGCAGGGAGCCGGGGTGCCCCCGGAGTCCTTGCTGGACAACATGCTGCACAGCCTCACCCGggacctgcaggagctgggcatcACGGCCGCGCCCGCCGGCGTCTGCGCCGCCTGCCGCAAGCCCATCGCTGGCAAG GTGCtgacagccctgggcaaaacctgGCACCCCGAGCACTTCACCTGTGCCCGCTGCGGGCAGGAGCTGGACAAGGGGCCCTTCTTCGAGCAGGGCGGGCAGGCGTTCTGTGAGGAGGATTATCACCAGGCCTTCTCCCCGCGCTGTGCCTACTGCGCCGGCCCCATCCGCCAG AAAGTCCTCACGGCCCTGGAGCAGACCTGGCACCCCGAGCACTTCTTCTGTGCCCAGTGCGGGAAGGTGTTTGGAGATGAGG GGTTCCTGGAGCGCAATGGGAAGCCGTACTGCCACCAGGACTTCCTGGCCATGTTCGCCCCCAAATGCCAGGGCTGTGAGCGCCCCGTCATGGACAACTACCTGTCGGCCCTGCAGGGTGTGTGGCACACCGAGTGCTTCGTGTGCACG GAGTGCCTGACTGGCTTCAGCGGCGGCTCCTTCTTCGAGCTGGAGGGGAGGCCCTACTGCGAGCTGCACTTCCACCAGCGGCAGGGCACCATCTGCCACGGCTGCGGCCGCCCCGTCACCGGGCGCTGCATCACGGCCGCGGGGCGCAGGTACCACCCCGAGCACTTCACCTGCAGCTACTGCCTGGGCCGGCTGCACAAGGGCACCTTCCGCGAGTTTGACGACAAGATGTACTGCCAGCCCTGCTACGACAAGCTCTTtctctga